In Bacillus sp. DX3.1, the following proteins share a genomic window:
- a CDS encoding pyruvate oxidase → MFRKTAGEVLVDLLIEWGVDHVYGMPGDSINSIIEPLRKAQDKIKFIQVRHEEAGALAAASYAKLTGKLGVCMAIAGPGAIHLLNGLYDAKLDQAPVLAITGQIESDLLGTGFFQEVNLERMFDDVAVYNQRIMSAEQLPAVVNQAIRMAYTKKGVSVLTIPDDVPKFEVEAGARVTSSSFTLPELFPQEQDLKLASLALNEAKKPVILAGKGAKHAKESLLTFAEHIGAPIVLTLPAKGIIPDEHPLCIGGLGLIGTKPAYEAMQHADTLIMVGTSYPFTGFLPEKAKTLHIDTDPAQIGKRYPTDIGLAGDADKTLKWFTQNVEKHSNRSFLEHHQELMKKWEEKLHNQEEDSSTPIKPQRVMHALQHVANDDAILSVDVGNVTVWAARHFRMTNQQFIISSWLATLGCGLPGALAGQIAYPDKQVFAICGDGGFGMTMNDFVTAVKYKLPIVVVVLNNHKIAMIKFEQEVMGNIEFGTDLTNPDFAKYAEACGGVGYRVEHIDELLPAFEKAVKQDKPCIIDVVVDVNEAPMPAKITFAQAAGYTKHMIKELFEEGKIDLPPL, encoded by the coding sequence ATGTTTCGAAAAACTGCCGGTGAAGTTCTTGTTGATTTATTAATTGAGTGGGGCGTTGACCACGTATATGGTATGCCTGGCGATTCAATTAATTCCATTATTGAACCGCTTCGCAAAGCACAAGATAAAATAAAATTTATTCAAGTTCGCCATGAAGAAGCTGGTGCTCTAGCAGCTGCTTCTTATGCAAAATTAACAGGAAAACTTGGGGTATGCATGGCGATTGCTGGGCCTGGGGCCATTCACTTATTGAATGGATTATATGATGCAAAACTAGATCAAGCACCTGTTCTTGCGATTACGGGTCAAATTGAATCTGATTTACTCGGTACCGGATTTTTCCAAGAAGTGAATTTAGAAAGAATGTTTGATGATGTAGCTGTATATAACCAACGCATCATGTCAGCCGAGCAACTTCCAGCCGTTGTAAACCAAGCCATTCGTATGGCGTATACGAAAAAAGGTGTATCTGTTCTTACAATTCCAGATGATGTGCCGAAGTTTGAAGTGGAAGCTGGCGCACGTGTAACAAGTTCTTCTTTTACATTACCTGAACTATTTCCGCAAGAACAGGATTTAAAATTGGCATCATTGGCATTAAACGAGGCAAAGAAACCTGTTATTTTAGCTGGGAAAGGAGCGAAACATGCGAAAGAGTCTTTACTGACATTCGCCGAGCATATTGGTGCACCAATCGTCTTAACACTTCCAGCAAAAGGTATCATTCCAGATGAACACCCTCTTTGTATCGGTGGGCTAGGATTAATCGGAACAAAACCTGCCTATGAAGCAATGCAGCATGCGGATACATTAATCATGGTCGGTACTTCTTATCCTTTCACAGGGTTCTTACCAGAAAAAGCAAAAACACTTCATATCGATACGGATCCTGCACAAATCGGAAAACGTTATCCAACTGATATTGGGCTGGCTGGAGACGCCGATAAAACGTTGAAGTGGTTCACACAAAATGTTGAAAAGCATAGCAATCGTTCTTTCTTAGAACATCATCAAGAACTCATGAAAAAATGGGAAGAAAAATTGCATAATCAAGAAGAAGACTCTTCTACTCCAATCAAACCACAAAGAGTCATGCATGCACTGCAGCACGTGGCAAATGATGATGCAATTTTATCCGTTGATGTCGGAAATGTAACAGTGTGGGCTGCACGTCATTTTCGAATGACGAACCAGCAATTTATCATCTCCAGCTGGCTCGCGACACTCGGTTGCGGACTACCTGGGGCACTAGCTGGGCAAATTGCGTATCCTGATAAACAAGTCTTCGCAATATGCGGTGATGGTGGATTTGGTATGACAATGAACGACTTTGTCACAGCCGTTAAATATAAACTACCCATTGTTGTCGTTGTCTTAAACAACCACAAAATTGCTATGATTAAGTTCGAACAAGAAGTGATGGGAAATATTGAATTTGGTACAGACTTAACAAATCCTGATTTCGCAAAATATGCAGAAGCATGCGGCGGAGTTGGTTACCGTGTCGAACATATTGATGAATTACTCCCTGCTTTTGAAAAAGCAGTAAAGCAAGATAAACCGTGTATTATCGATGTTGTGGTCGATGTAAACGAAGCCCCGATGCCTGCGAAAATCACATTTGCCCAAGCTGCCGGTTATACGAAGCATATGATTAAAGAATTATTTGAAGAAGGAAAGATTGATTTACCTCCTCTATAA
- a CDS encoding DUF3471 domain-containing protein — protein sequence MIAKSEDKNYAGRIDGFTAHVSFIPEEKIGIVILANKDTTYLPDCIAYHVYDQILSLEPVDWNKQQGKELKKLLEGIDQQEEMEPKPDAVPSHPLYDFIGHVVHPAYENVEITEKNGKLYMEYRSLAFTLIHHDNDIFQAEET from the coding sequence TTGATTGCAAAGAGTGAAGATAAAAATTATGCAGGTAGGATTGATGGATTCACTGCCCATGTATCTTTTATTCCAGAAGAAAAGATTGGGATCGTAATCTTGGCAAATAAAGACACCACATATTTACCGGATTGTATAGCGTATCATGTTTATGATCAAATACTTAGCCTTGAGCCGGTGGACTGGAACAAGCAACAGGGAAAAGAGTTAAAAAAATTACTTGAAGGTATTGATCAACAAGAAGAGATGGAGCCGAAACCTGATGCAGTTCCTTCTCACCCGTTATATGATTTCATAGGTCATGTTGTACATCCTGCTTATGAAAATGTAGAGATAACGGAAAAGAACGGAAAATTATATATGGAATATCGTTCGTTGGCGTTTACGTTAATTCATCATGATAATGATATATTCCAAGCGGAAGAAACCTGA